From a region of the Bacillota bacterium genome:
- a CDS encoding RNA-binding S4 domain-containing protein: MCVEKKVNGIIRLDQFLKWAGVVGTGGMAKALIQDGEVKVNGYPETRRGKKLNNGDVVQVFDESSYKVIIKE, translated from the coding sequence GTGTGTGTAGAAAAAAAAGTAAACGGTATTATACGATTGGATCAATTTCTAAAATGGGCTGGAGTAGTAGGTACAGGCGGGATGGCAAAGGCCTTGATTCAAGACGGAGAAGTAAAAGTTAACGGATACCCGGAAACCAGAAGAGGGAAAAAACTAAATAACGGCGATGTAGTGCAAGTGTTTGATGAATCTAGTTATAAAGTAATAATTAAAGAGTGA
- the recF gene encoding DNA replication/repair protein RecF, which produces MYLIKTEIYNFRNYAQELFLPDQHVNLITGKNAQGKTNLLEAIYVGTAGNTFRTNRFTETINRQSENTKISYLFNTAGGTFSVFFELNSNGKKLMMVNGQKVNPGKSLPFPAAIVFTPDDLDIIKGSPARRRKYIDFELGLLDFSYHYYYQQYQKALYERNNLLKRAKNRNIDNDLLEIWNHQLIDTGSRLIYKRLQLLKKLVPLVKDLFLQLTGGGERLEIKYYSSLKISLNMEYDQISSLFLHEITAIKAEECARGLSLKGPHRDELIFYIDSTEARQYGSRGQQRTIVLALKLALIELWKNETDDYPILLLDDVLQELDAFRQSFLFKKIQGQVQTFITTSSEREIKQFSDNLNNVIKVAGGKLGQEE; this is translated from the coding sequence GTGTATCTTATAAAAACTGAGATCTATAATTTTAGGAATTACGCCCAGGAACTATTTTTGCCTGATCAGCATGTTAATTTAATTACAGGCAAGAATGCACAAGGAAAAACTAATTTACTAGAAGCCATCTATGTGGGTACAGCAGGTAATACTTTTCGAACCAATCGATTTACAGAAACAATTAATCGGCAAAGCGAAAATACCAAAATTAGTTATCTTTTTAACACCGCCGGAGGTACATTTTCGGTTTTTTTTGAGCTAAATTCCAATGGAAAAAAATTGATGATGGTTAACGGACAAAAGGTAAACCCTGGTAAATCACTACCATTTCCTGCGGCCATTGTGTTCACTCCCGATGATTTAGATATTATAAAGGGCAGCCCCGCCCGGCGCAGAAAATATATAGACTTTGAACTTGGTTTACTTGACTTCTCATACCATTATTATTACCAACAATATCAAAAAGCACTTTACGAGCGTAATAACCTGCTTAAAAGAGCAAAGAACAGAAATATTGATAACGATCTTTTGGAAATTTGGAATCATCAACTTATAGATACCGGTAGCCGGTTAATATATAAAAGACTACAGTTATTAAAAAAACTGGTGCCATTAGTAAAGGACTTATTCTTACAATTAACGGGTGGGGGAGAAAGGCTTGAGATTAAGTATTATTCATCCCTTAAAATAAGTTTAAATATGGAATATGATCAAATTTCAAGTTTATTCTTACATGAGATTACCGCAATTAAGGCAGAAGAATGTGCCCGGGGTCTAAGCTTGAAAGGTCCACACCGGGATGAATTGATTTTTTATATTGACAGTACCGAAGCAAGGCAGTATGGGTCCAGGGGACAGCAGAGAACAATTGTTTTAGCCCTCAAACTGGCTTTGATTGAGCTGTGGAAAAATGAAACAGATGATTACCCCATTCTTTTGTTGGATGATGTACTACAAGAATTGGATGCTTTCAGACAAAGTTTTTTATTCAAAAAGATTCAAGGCCAAGTGCAAACATTTATAACCACCAGTTCGGAAAGAGAAATAAAGCAATTTAGTGATAATCTTAATAATGTGATTAAGGTAGCCGGGGGAAAATTGGGTCAGGAGGAATAA